GGGGCCCAAGTGTTATGGAATCATCACCAAGGGGTCTTTGAGGCAGAGGAACGGACATGGTCCTGTTCTCAAGGGAATGTCTCTCATCCACCCGCACATCTTGAGAACCATAACTGCGGACCTGAGGTTGGATAGCACGATAACTGCCGATCTGGGAACCTGGAGAAGATAACATACTAGAAGCTCGAGGAGCAAAATCTGTAGGTGGACCCCTTCTAATAGAATTAGCCATGTTCGGAACACGGCCTAGCCTGCTAGTTTGTGCGTGCCGCTCTTGTGCAGCATCTCTGTGTACCTCCTCAATCTTTTTCGGACCTTCAACTTTCCTCCTCTGCTgccacttattctttctcAGATCAATGGAATCTTTCAGCATGAATCTGACCCTGGAAGATAGTTTCATATTATTGGACAGCTGTCCCATGATATCAAAATATGCATCCATATGATCCTTTGCTTTTGGGTGATCTATCATCTCACCAATTGTACTCATCAATTTGCACAAGGCTTCAATGTTTTCTTCATCAGGATTCTGATACTGACCCAACAACTTATTTATGCACTCATGCATTATTCTCTCAGTCAACATCCTCTTCTTGTACAGTTCTCCAATTAGTCTAATATTACCTAACATCCGTCTTCGGGCTCGGAGCctcttctcctctctctcttctgcTGTCTGTTTAGCTTCACCTTCTTCCTCAGCTTTATTtgcctcttcctcctccttttCTCCCCTCTCAAATTCTTCCTGGCATTTGTTCAGGAGTAGTCTCTTgaaagtaattttttcattctcCACGCTCAGGTCAGGCAAATCTGCAGCAAGGTGAAAGCAGAAGTCGGCATACATCTCACAGAAGGTAGGTTCCATCAGAGCTTTATCAAAAATCTGAGAGATCACACCAGTCAGTGTAACAACATTATCAACGTTCACTTGTTTAACTTGTTGAaacaacttttcaaaattttgaggaGTAAGCTTGTTCAATATGGCCTTCAACCGTCTCTGCTTTGCTTCTTCCTCATCAGCAATCTTACCTACTTCATACTTCTTCTCAGCTCTGTGCATCACTGGTACTGGTATATAAGGAGAAGGCATCAAGCCCTTCTGGAAACCAGTTCCCCGCTGCCACCTCTcagaatcaaaattatttctttgcaGACCACCCTGAGGACCAAAGGATTGCATCGGCCCAGAGAGGATGCCTCCAGTATACTGGACAGGTGTATGCGCCCGTGGATTCCTAAGAACACCATAATTACCTCCTTGGCCAGGTCGATAGCCGACAATGTTACCCACATAGCCAACATCTGCCCGCATATCTCCTCGCCCTGGCATAAGAGGGCCAGGGAATTTGCTCCATTTGTCCTCATCTCCCAAGCTACCTGTACGACGATCTGGTCTAGAACCTGCAACTGGCCTGTCACTATTTCTTCCGTGACTAGGGTATGACTCACGCAAAATATTGACACTGGAGTTCATCAACACATCTGCTATGTCCAAAGTAATTTCAAGTCCCTCTGGAAGATCAGTGCATTGCTCCACAAATTTGAGGAGGAAATCTCGAGAATACCTTTTTGTTATCGACCCATTTCCATCTCCATCAATACCTTGACTTTCATTCTTCGAAGTTTCTAACTGGGGAGAGTTCTCGGCAGCATCTTCCCAATCATCTGGCTCCAATTTACGCACAGCAGGTTTTTCAATTGACACATGATTCTCTTGAGTCACTTCAGCGGATGCCTGTTTCATGCTAATGCTTGAAGTTTTCTCCGTGCTATCTGCAGAGGTTACAGTTTCTTTCTGTTCTTTTAGTCCCTTGTACGCCATATAGAGATCAGAACTTGTACCAGCAGCTTCTGCTTTtctatataattctttttttttcttcttccctctAGGCACAACACTTTTTGCAACATTTGTATCTGACAAGACTTTATCCTTGACAGTGGTTGAAGAAGGAGAGACTAAGTCACCACCATTATTGCCAATATCTGCATTTTCAGGTATCGAGGCACCATGAGGATGAGAAGGAATTAAAACAGGAGCAGACTCCTGGTCTACAGACTTTGCAACAGTTGTTCCCATGCCATCACCCACACCTTGCAATGTGTCTGAACTAGAAATTTTGTCATCCTGTGCAGATAAACCCTTGACTGACACAGAACTCAGAGCATCTCCACCACCTTCTGTGTGAGCAGATGCAACTAAATTATCAGTCATCTTAAGATCATCAGAGCGAGAACCTAATGTTTCTTTGGCCTTTCCTTCTGTGTGTTCTGATAAACCATCAATGCTGGGTGTTACCTCTTGATTAAAGCTCTCCTTACCAGTGATTTGTGGAGATTCTAAAGAAAGAGACTGCATCGGCTTTTCTAGGCTGTTTTTGTcgaattttgaacttttggaTGATACATCTTCTCCTTGTTCCTTTCTCCCAATTATTTCAGGCTCTGGTTGTCTGCTATTTACTCCTTTCATGACTAAACTTCTGTATGTATCACCCGTCTTTCCTTCTTTAGCACCCTCACTTGCCAAATTAGAAGTCTCAGAAGCAGTACCAGCAGTTGTTGGTGTTGATCCCTTAGAAGTTGCAGGTACCAAATTAGTTATAGACAAGGTAGATTTTGGTTTCATCCCCTCAGCTTCTGACAATTGAGAAGGCAAACTTGAGAGGGACTCTGGGTACCTGTTCACCtgaaaatatcaagaaatcaTACTCATGAATCACTGCAAATTAGCTTAAAGTGGGCAATACTTACAACTAGAGATAAACAACCAATACCTGATACTGCTGGCCCCTATTGACTGGTTTATCATGCTTAACTTTGGTGGAATCAGGCACAAGTActccatttctttcttcatcaGCGGAGTTGATTAATGTTGATGCAGAACCATCTATAGGAGCAGATGCAGAAGCTAAAGTGTTGGGCGCATCACTCTCCCCATTGATAGAACCTGGTGATGGGCCAGATGTAGATGTTCCTAAACGAGACTTTGACTCTGGTAAAGCGCTCAAAGATGAATTGTCAACTTCCAAAGACTTAGTTTTTCCAACTGAAATTGAATACACAGCTTGCAATGACTCTTTTTCCCCATGAGAGCCAACAGGTGGTTTCACGGTGACCTGCAGGCAATAAGCCAGAAAGGTTAACAGATAATCTTCCCCAATCCTAAGTGAAAGTGAGCATAATGCAAAAAAGGAATGGCTTATTAGGATAACTAAGATGCCAAAGCAAAGTCTACAGAAAAGATAAACTAACCTTGTTATAGAACCTTGGAGGCTGAGAAGTGGGTGGAACCTGAGTGCTATTCATAGGAACGGAGCTCGCAGAAGGAAAAAAGATAGGAGGTGCATTGTAAGAATTTGGATAAAAGTTCATTAGATGATTAGGCGGAAATGAGGGGATTGGCGGTGATTGAGGTGGCACATTAAGATGCAACCTTGGACCAGGTGAGCTATCAAGCCTCAACTCTTCATGAGTTTCTGGATGGGTAATCTTTACAGTTTTGCGAGAACCACCATATTTACCAACCTGCTGCTGATGAAACTGTGGGGCCATATTAATTCCCATGCTACCCAACTGAGGAGGTAGCTGATGACCCATCTGTGatgaaaagttaaaattcTGCCCTTGATGTATTATTCCTTGCGAGTGCATAGGGTGTGGCTGAAGACCTGAAATAAACATTGGTTGCTGCATTGGAGGATTAGCTATAGGTAGGGGTATCTGCATTGGCAGAGGTAATGATGATCCTGACATGGCTTGAGACTGAATTTGAGGATTTGGTCCACCAAATTGGACAGGAACCTGCGGCTGGTGAAACGGCAGTTGCATGGGCATGCCAGGGATGTGATGTACAGCAGGCTTCTGAGTTTGAGTCACAGGTGCTCCAGCTGAAACTTGTGTGTCTCTCTTAGATTTGGACACTGGTTGAGCCTCAACAGTATTGGCCTGGTCAGGAATCCCTGTATCATTCTTCAGCGAATGCGACTTGGGAATTGATGCCGCTTGGTTGAGCCTTACAGAGTTTTGCCGAGCCTGACAAGAAAAGAATCATGATGCAAAACCATCATACAGCGATTTAATACAAACTGAACCGTTACTGTCACCATCCTTTCAAGTTGAGCAGAATGAATAATCTTGACCAACAGGCCCACTGATGAATTCAAGAAAGATTTATGCAGGTGGGGCTCAACCCAAAATTACCCCATCTTCAGGCAAttcttagaaaaataatggaaaTAGGTAGTGTTCTGAGCTAAAAATGCAACGTAACCTTCAGAGACTTCGGTTGATTAGAGTAAGGAAGGGGGACACTTTTCACTTTACAGAAAGCAGATGCAAAAAGGAAACAAGAGGAGATTAATTTCTTTCCTAAAGTTTCTATATTAATagcaattttctttcttcctttctcCAATGGATCAAAAAAACcgtttccattttttctcataatttatgATATCGTTCGACTTCCCTCCATGTCTATCCAAGCACactgtaaaaaaaatcaa
The nucleotide sequence above comes from Sesamum indicum cultivar Zhongzhi No. 13 linkage group LG11, S_indicum_v1.0, whole genome shotgun sequence. Encoded proteins:
- the LOC105173453 gene encoding eukaryotic translation initiation factor 4G, which gives rise to MSHNQSRSERSESTQYRKTGRSNQQAQFPGGVSTKGGGGASSAPSSQASRSFKKYNNNAQGGQTRARSPNVDLDSETHAVHQQHPTHVVADAPVTSVSSGVKLTDTPTQKFTGAVPGASLSNVSAAAPTSNVSVASSESGTPATHGKGDASKSFPLQFGSISPGFMKGVQIPARTSSAPPNLDEQKKAQARQNSVRLNQAASIPKSHSLKNDTGIPDQANTVEAQPVSKSKRDTQVSAGAPVTQTQKPAVHHIPGMPMQLPFHQPQVPVQFGGPNPQIQSQAMSGSSLPLPMQIPLPIANPPMQQPMFISGLQPHPMHSQGIIHQGQNFNFSSQMGHQLPPQLGSMGINMAPQFHQQQVGKYGGSRKTVKITHPETHEELRLDSSPGPRLHLNVPPQSPPIPSFPPNHLMNFYPNSYNAPPIFFPSASSVPMNSTQVPPTSQPPRFYNKVTVKPPVGSHGEKESLQAVYSISVGKTKSLEVDNSSLSALPESKSRLGTSTSGPSPGSINGESDAPNTLASASAPIDGSASTLINSADEERNGVLVPDSTKVKHDKPVNRGQQYQVNRYPESLSSLPSQLSEAEGMKPKSTLSITNLVPATSKGSTPTTAGTASETSNLASEGAKEGKTGDTYRSLVMKGVNSRQPEPEIIGRKEQGEDVSSKSSKFDKNSLEKPMQSLSLESPQITGKESFNQEVTPSIDGLSEHTEGKAKETLGSRSDDLKMTDNLVASAHTEGGGDALSSVSVKGLSAQDDKISSSDTLQGVGDGMGTTVAKSVDQESAPVLIPSHPHGASIPENADIGNNGGDLVSPSSTTVKDKVLSDTNVAKSVVPRGKKKKKELYRKAEAAGTSSDLYMAYKGLKEQKETVTSADSTEKTSSISMKQASAEVTQENHVSIEKPAVRKLEPDDWEDAAENSPQLETSKNESQGIDGDGNGSITKRYSRDFLLKFVEQCTDLPEGLEITLDIADVLMNSSVNILRESYPSHGRNSDRPVAGSRPDRRTGSLGDEDKWSKFPGPLMPGRGDMRADVGYVGNIVGYRPGQGGNYGVLRNPRAHTPVQYTGGILSGPMQSFGPQGGLQRNNFDSERWQRGTGFQKGLMPSPYIPVPVMHRAEKKYEVGKIADEEEAKQRRLKAILNKLTPQNFEKLFQQVKQVNVDNVVTLTGVISQIFDKALMEPTFCEMYADFCFHLAADLPDLSVENEKITFKRLLLNKCQEEFERGEKEEEEANKAEEEGEAKQTAEEREEKRLRARRRMLGNIRLIGELYKKRMLTERIMHECINKLLGQYQNPDEENIEALCKLMSTIGEMIDHPKAKDHMDAYFDIMGQLSNNMKLSSRVRFMLKDSIDLRKNKWQQRRKVEGPKKIEEVHRDAAQERHAQTSRLGRVPNMANSIRRGPPTDFAPRASSMLSSPGSQIGSYRAIQPQVRSYGSQDVRVDERHSLENRTMSVPLPQRPLGDDSITLGPQGGLVKGMAFRGQPSTPNVHLTEMSSHGDARRTAPGVNGFNSVPERNAYSQRDDLMPRYTPDRFDASSNYDQLHSQERIVSYGNKEVRNTDRDFDRSIPTSSPAQGGPTASMHNVSSEKVWPEEHLRDKSIAAIKEFYSARDENEVALCIKDLDTPSFYPSMISLWLIDSFERKDMERDLLTKLLINLVKPKDGMISQDQVLKGFESALSVLEDAVNDAPRAAEFLGRIFAKVILANVVSFSEIGQLIYEGGEEEGRLVEIGLAAEVMGSMLDMIKSEKGDSMLNEIRSGSNLRLEKFRPPGSNKSWRIDKFI